GCAGTTGGGGCAGCGATATTCGTACGTGGGCATCCTGCGTTCCTGCCTGCGAGTGCTTGTACCAATTCGTCACAAACCCGCGTAACGTACCATCCGGAGCCGTGTGGGGCAACAGAAGTGCGTGAGTGCGGGGTGCGTGAGTGCGTGAGTGCGAACGGAAGTGCCCGGTGCCTGGTGCCCGGTGGGATGGCGGAGTTTGCGGGCGGCCCCCACCCGGGCCGGCACCACCGGCCCACCCTCCCCCAAAAAAGACTGGGGGAGGGTTGGGGCGCGGCGGCGGGTTCGGTGCCGGGAAGCGGAGTTGGGCGCGGCGGCGAATATCTGGAGCCAATAATCCGCCGCTCAACAGCGGGACCCCCTGACCCGGCGCTATTCGCGCGCCGTCCGGAGCTTTAACCGGAACGGACCCGCCCGTGGGTGCTGAAGTCGGCCACCGCGCTGAGGTCTCCCCCTCCCCCGCTTGCGGGGCGAGGGGGCCGGGGGGAGGGGGAGCTCGCCGTCGCGCCGAACTGTCCGGAGCACACGATTCGGGTGTGTGCTCCCTCTCCCACATCCGTTCGTGGGAGAGGGTCGCCGTGCGCAGCACGCGGGGTGAGGGCCCCAGCCGGCGGCTCCGCGCCGAAGCCCGCCACCGCGCTGAGGTCTCCCCCTCTCCCGCTTGCGGGAGAGGGGGCCGGGGGGAGAGGGCTGCCCGCCGCCGCGCCAAACTGTCCGGAGCACACGATCCAGCAGTTCTCCCCTCCCGTGCGCCGTTTGCACACGGTCGCCGGGGTCAGGTGACGGATGCGCGCCGGGCCGGCCCGCCGCTATTCATCCATCTGATCCGCCATCCGCGCGAACAATCCCGGTACGAGCGGGTTCGTCCCCCCACCACAAGCATCGACCCCATGAAAATCCGCATCCGCGTCCCCGCCACGATCGCGGCCGCGCTGGCGTGCATCACGGTCGCGCGCGGCGCACACGCGCAACCGGGCACGCCGCCGGGCGACGATCCCGTCATCCTCATCCACGCGGGGCGGCTGTTCGACAGCGAGCGCGGGGTGATGCTGCAGAACCGCGACATCCTCATCCGCGGAACGCGCATCGAACAGGTGGGCGCGGGGCTTCCGGTTCCCGCCGGCGCGCGGGAGATCGACCTGCGCAATCGCACGGTGCTCCCCGGCCTGATCGACGCGCACACGCACCTGCTGCAATCCATCCGCCCCACCCTGCGCGACACCGAAACCGAGCAGATGGTGGTGCAGGCCGTGATGGAGGGCACGCCGCTGCGCGCGCTCCGCGGCGGCGCGCGGGCGGGCGCCTACCTGCGCGCCGGGTTCACCACCGTCCGCGATCTGGGCAACTCCGGCCGCTTCGGCGACGCCGCGCTGGCCACGGCCATCCGCGAGGGGAGCGTGGACGGGCCGCGCATGTTCTTTTCCGGCCCCGGGCTGAGCCCCGAGGGCGGGCAGTACGTGGGTGTGCTGGCGGAGCATCCGGAGATCGTGGGCAATGACTACCGCATCATCCGCGGCGCCGACGACGGCCGCGCGGCGGTTCGCGAAGCCGCCAACCGCGGCGCGCGCGTCATCAAGGTGTACGCCGACAACACGCCCAACCGCGCCCGCCTGTCGGCCGATGAACTGCGCGCCGTGGTGGATGAAGCGCGGCGCTCCGGCCTTCCCGTGGCCGCGCACGCCACGAGCGATGACGCCATCCGGCAGGCGGTGGAGGCGGGCGTGACGACGGTGGAGCACGCGTACGACGCCTCGGACAGCACCTTTCGCCTGATGGCGAGCCGCGGCGTGGCGTACGTGCCCACGGAAACGAGCGCCGCGATCCTGGACCGGGCGCTGGAACTGGTGGCCCCGGCGGGCGAGCGGCCGGACAGCGCGTGGCGCGCCAGCTACCTGGCGCGCGGGTACGACCGCATCCGCCGCGCCATGCAGGCGGGGGTGACGATCGTGGCGGGTTCGGACTTCTATCAGGACTTCGGAATGCCGCAAGGGGAAGCGTCGCGGCAGATGCTGTTCGCGTACCGGCAGGCCGGGATGCCGGCCGCGCGCGTGCTGCAGGCCGCCACCATCAACGCCGCCCGCGCTCTGGGCGACGATCGCCTGGGCGCCATCAAGCCCGGCGCATACGCAGACCTGATCGCGGTCGATGGCGATCCGGTGGCGGATTTTGAGGCGGTTGGCCGCGTGCGGTTCGTGATGAAGAACGGCAAGGTGTATGTGGATGGGGAGAACGCGCCCATCCGCTAGGTCCCGCTGAACCGATTGGCGGCGGGCCGGATGCGGGGTGAAGCACGAACGAGAACCGCAGTTCCGGCACGCATCGCCGGCCGCCGTAACCCGGCGTAACCGGAGACAGATTCGGTCAGGAAGACCCCTGCCAGTCGCGCGCTTCGGCAAGCAGTTGTCGCAGCCGCGCGCCGTCCCCGGCCTCGAGGGCGAGGCGCAGTTCGCGCAGGCGCGCCTCCGCCGCGGCGAGCGCGGGGGCGAGATGGCCGGCGTTGTCGATGCCGATGTCCGCCCACATCTCCGGCGAACTTCCCGCCAGCCGCGTGACATCGCGCCCGCCGGGGCCCAGCTCGGCGCGGTCCACGCCGGCATCCGCCAGCGCACCGCCCAGCGCGGACGCCATCAGCTGCGGCAGATGGCTGCTCCACGCGAGACGGCGGTCGTGCTCCTCCGCGTCCAGCATTTCGGGACGGGCATCCACCATCCGCCACAGCCGCTCCGCCAAGCCGACCGCCTCCTCCGTCGCGGAAGGCGCGGGCGACAGAAAGACGCGCGCCCCGGCGAACAGCCCGGCGCGCGACGCCGCCCATCCCGACCGGTGATCGCCGGCGATCGGATGCGATCCCACGAACCGGTCACCGATTCCCACCTTTTCCGCCAGCGCCACGATCGACCCCTTGGTGCTGCCGACGTCCGTAACCAGCCGCGCGCCGTGCAGTTCATCGCGCAGTTCGTCCAGCAGTTCACACGCCGCCATGACGGGAACGGCGAGGACGACGATCTCCGGCGCGTCATCCGAAAGCGGTTCGGCGATCCTCTGCCCCACCGCCAGGTCGACGGCGGCCGGGTCGCGGTCCCACACCAGCACGCGCACGCCCCGCGCGGCCAGGTCGCGGGCGAGCGATCCGCCGATCAGCCCCAGGCCAAGGATGGCGACGCTGCCGAACGGCGGATCGGCGGAAGCCACGGCGTCAGCCCACCAGGCGAACGACGCGGTTCTCCTTTTTCCCCTTGCGGAGGATCAGGACCTCGCCGTCGATGGCGTCTTCCGTACGGACGCGCTGGTCCGGCGAACTGACTCGCGCCCCGTTGAGCGAAATGCCGCCGCCGGAAATCAGGCGGCGCGCCTCACCCTTGGACGCGGCGACCCCCGCCTCGGCCAGCAGGTCTACGATCCCCACGCCCTCGCCGCCGAACCGGTCGCGCGCGGCCTCGGTGCTGGGCACGTCGGCGAACACGTCCAGCAGTTCCACCGCGGGAAGCTCCTGCGGCGCCGTGCCGCCGAACAGCACGCCCGTGGCGCGTTCCGCGCGGGCCAGCCCCTCGTCGCCGTGGACGAGGCGCGTGACCTCCACGGCAAGGCGCCGCTGTCCGCCGCGCGCCGCCGCGTTCGCCTCGTGCTCCTGCACCAGTCCGGCGATCTCGTCCAGCGGCAGAAAGGTGAAGGTCTTGAGGTAGCGCTCCACGTCGCGGTCTTCCGTATTCAGCCAGAACTGAAAGAAGCGGAAGGGCGAGGTGCGCTCCGCGCTCAGCCACACCGTTCCCGTCTCCGTCTTGCCGAACTTGGCCCCGCTCGCCGTGGTGATCAGCGGTTGCACGATGCCGTGCGCCTGCTTGCCGCGGGTGCGGCGGATCAGCTCCATCCCGGCGGTGATGTTGCCCCACTGGTCGCTGCCGCCCACCTGCAGCAGCGCGCCGTAGCGGTCGCTCAGTTCGGCGAAGTCGTACGCCTGCAGCAGCGAGTACGCGAACTCGGTGACGGACAGCCCGCCTTCCTGCTCCATCCGGCGCGAGACGGAGTCCTTGGCGAGCATGTAGTTGATGGTGAAGTGCTTGCCCACGTCGCGCAGAAAATCGATCAGCCCCAGGCCGGAGAGCCAGTCGTGGTTGTCCACCATGCGCGCCGCGCCGGGGCCGCTGAAGTCCAGAAAGCGCTCCAGTTCGGCACGGATGCCGGCGACGTTTTCCATCACCTGCTCGCGCGTCTGCAGCTTGCGCTCGGCCGTCTTGCCGCTGGGATCGCCAATCATCCCCGTCCCGCCACCGAC
This Longimicrobium terrae DNA region includes the following protein-coding sequences:
- a CDS encoding prephenate dehydrogenase/arogenate dehydrogenase family protein is translated as MASADPPFGSVAILGLGLIGGSLARDLAARGVRVLVWDRDPAAVDLAVGQRIAEPLSDDAPEIVVLAVPVMAACELLDELRDELHGARLVTDVGSTKGSIVALAEKVGIGDRFVGSHPIAGDHRSGWAASRAGLFAGARVFLSPAPSATEEAVGLAERLWRMVDARPEMLDAEEHDRRLAWSSHLPQLMASALGGALADAGVDRAELGPGGRDVTRLAGSSPEMWADIGIDNAGHLAPALAAAEARLRELRLALEAGDGARLRQLLAEARDWQGSS
- the tyrS gene encoding tyrosine--tRNA ligase, whose protein sequence is MAAIDFFADLEARGLVHGSSEGVREFLSAGPATGYIGFDPTASGLHVGSLVQILALARLQRAGHNPIALVGGGTGMIGDPSGKTAERKLQTREQVMENVAGIRAELERFLDFSGPGAARMVDNHDWLSGLGLIDFLRDVGKHFTINYMLAKDSVSRRMEQEGGLSVTEFAYSLLQAYDFAELSDRYGALLQVGGSDQWGNITAGMELIRRTRGKQAHGIVQPLITTASGAKFGKTETGTVWLSAERTSPFRFFQFWLNTEDRDVERYLKTFTFLPLDEIAGLVQEHEANAAARGGQRRLAVEVTRLVHGDEGLARAERATGVLFGGTAPQELPAVELLDVFADVPSTEAARDRFGGEGVGIVDLLAEAGVAASKGEARRLISGGGISLNGARVSSPDQRVRTEDAIDGEVLILRKGKKENRVVRLVG
- a CDS encoding amidohydrolase family protein, whose protein sequence is MKIRIRVPATIAAALACITVARGAHAQPGTPPGDDPVILIHAGRLFDSERGVMLQNRDILIRGTRIEQVGAGLPVPAGAREIDLRNRTVLPGLIDAHTHLLQSIRPTLRDTETEQMVVQAVMEGTPLRALRGGARAGAYLRAGFTTVRDLGNSGRFGDAALATAIREGSVDGPRMFFSGPGLSPEGGQYVGVLAEHPEIVGNDYRIIRGADDGRAAVREAANRGARVIKVYADNTPNRARLSADELRAVVDEARRSGLPVAAHATSDDAIRQAVEAGVTTVEHAYDASDSTFRLMASRGVAYVPTETSAAILDRALELVAPAGERPDSAWRASYLARGYDRIRRAMQAGVTIVAGSDFYQDFGMPQGEASRQMLFAYRQAGMPAARVLQAATINAARALGDDRLGAIKPGAYADLIAVDGDPVADFEAVGRVRFVMKNGKVYVDGENAPIR